A genomic segment from Bosea sp. OAE506 encodes:
- the metW gene encoding methionine biosynthesis protein MetW, with amino-acid sequence MAQIDSHTNRIDLKLVAEMVTPGSRVLDVGCGDGALLALLAETRNVDARGIELSREGVAGCVARGLSVIQGDADTDLTEYPDDAFDYVILSQTIQATRNPRFVLEQMLRIGRRAIVSFPNFGHWRMRGQVFFLGRMPVTDSLPYAWWDTPNIHFCTIRDFVTLCDTIGAEKERAVALDAAGGRVGVSAPWWFWNLFGAQAVFLLKRG; translated from the coding sequence ATGGCGCAGATCGACAGCCACACGAACCGCATCGATCTCAAGCTCGTTGCCGAGATGGTGACGCCGGGATCGCGCGTGCTCGATGTCGGCTGCGGCGACGGGGCGCTGCTGGCGCTGCTGGCCGAGACCCGCAATGTCGATGCCCGCGGGATCGAGTTATCGCGCGAGGGGGTGGCGGGCTGCGTCGCGCGCGGGCTCTCCGTGATCCAGGGTGATGCCGACACCGACCTGACCGAGTATCCCGACGACGCCTTCGACTACGTCATCCTGTCCCAGACCATCCAGGCGACGCGCAACCCGCGCTTCGTGCTGGAGCAGATGCTGCGGATCGGCCGGCGTGCCATCGTCTCCTTCCCGAATTTCGGGCATTGGCGCATGCGCGGGCAGGTCTTCTTCCTCGGCCGCATGCCGGTGACGGACTCCCTGCCCTATGCCTGGTGGGACACGCCGAACATCCATTTCTGCACGATCCGCGATTTCGTGACGCTATGCGACACGATCGGCGCCGAGAAGGAGCGCGCGGTCGCGCTCGACGCGGCAGGCGGCCGCGTCGGCGTCAGCGCGCCCTGGTGGTTCTGGAACCTGTTCGGCGCGCAGGCGGTGTTCCTGCTGAAGCGCGGGTGA
- the clpB gene encoding ATP-dependent chaperone ClpB, whose translation MNIEKYTDRAKGFLQAAQTIALREGHQQFAPEHLLKALLDDNEGMAAGLIDRSGGNAKLALQLTDTALARLPKVSGAGAGGLSLTQGLARVFDTAEKAAEKAGDSFVTVERLLLALAIEKDSEAGKALSKAGVTPQALNAAVEALRKGRKADSAGAEQSYDALKKYARDLTAAAREGKLDPVIGRDEEIRRTIQVLSRRTKNNPVLIGEPGVGKTAIAEGLALRIVNGDVPEGLKDKDLLSLDMGSLIAGAKYRGEFEERLKAVLNEVSAAEGGIILFIDEMHTLVGAGKSDGAMDASNLLKPALARGDLHCIGATTLDEYRKYVEKDAALARRFQPVYVDEPSVEDTVSILRGLKEKYEQHHRVRITDSALVSAATLSNRYITDRFLPDKAIDLVDEASARLRMQVDSKPEELDSIDREIVRLKIEQEALKKESDTGSKERLKRLESELADLESRSALITAKWKAEKDKLGAAAELKTKLDNARNELAQAQRKGEYQRAGELAYGEIPQLEKTLAEIEAIGDSSGMVEEAVTSDHVAQIVSRWTGVPVDRMLEGEKDKLLRMEQVLASRVVGQREAVEAVSTAVRRARAGLQDPNRPIGSFMFLGPTGVGKTELTKALASFLFDDDTAMVRLDMSEYMEKHSVARLIGAPPGYVGYEEGGALTEAVRRRPYQVVLFDEVEKAHPDVFNVLLQVLDDGRLTDGQGRTVDFRNVLIIMTSNLGSDYLVNQPEGQDSEAVRDEVMGVVRQAFRPEFLNRIDDIILFHRLRREDMGAIVDIQMARLAKLLTDRKIVLELSKDARQWLADKGYDPAYGARPLKRVIQKSVQDPLAEMLLAGKVHDGETVPVTVGPASLMLGDIAAVKEKRPVGVPLN comes from the coding sequence ATGAACATCGAGAAATATACCGATCGGGCCAAGGGATTCCTGCAGGCCGCCCAGACCATCGCGCTTCGCGAAGGCCATCAGCAGTTCGCGCCGGAGCATCTGCTCAAGGCGCTGCTGGACGACAATGAGGGCATGGCCGCCGGTCTGATCGACCGCTCGGGCGGCAATGCCAAGCTCGCCCTCCAGCTCACCGACACCGCACTGGCGCGGCTGCCCAAGGTCAGCGGCGCGGGCGCCGGGGGCCTGAGCCTGACGCAGGGCCTGGCGCGTGTTTTCGACACCGCGGAGAAGGCGGCCGAGAAGGCAGGCGATTCCTTCGTGACGGTGGAGCGGCTGCTGCTGGCTCTGGCGATTGAGAAGGACAGCGAGGCAGGCAAGGCGCTGAGCAAGGCCGGCGTCACGCCACAGGCGCTGAACGCTGCCGTCGAGGCCCTGCGCAAGGGGCGCAAGGCGGATTCCGCCGGTGCCGAGCAGAGCTACGATGCGCTCAAGAAATATGCCCGCGACCTCACCGCGGCGGCCCGCGAGGGCAAGCTCGATCCGGTCATCGGCCGTGACGAGGAGATCCGTCGCACGATCCAGGTGCTCTCGCGCCGCACCAAGAACAATCCCGTGCTCATCGGCGAGCCCGGCGTCGGCAAGACCGCCATCGCCGAGGGGCTGGCGCTGCGTATCGTCAATGGCGACGTGCCCGAGGGTCTGAAGGACAAGGACTTGCTCTCGCTCGACATGGGCTCGCTGATCGCCGGTGCGAAGTATCGCGGCGAGTTCGAGGAGCGGCTCAAGGCGGTGCTGAACGAGGTTTCCGCGGCCGAAGGCGGCATCATCCTCTTCATCGACGAGATGCACACCCTCGTGGGCGCCGGAAAGAGCGACGGGGCGATGGACGCCTCGAACCTGCTCAAGCCCGCTCTCGCGCGCGGCGATCTCCACTGCATCGGCGCCACCACGCTCGACGAGTACCGCAAATATGTCGAGAAGGACGCGGCCCTGGCGCGGCGCTTCCAGCCCGTCTACGTCGACGAGCCCTCGGTCGAGGATACGGTTTCGATCCTGCGCGGGCTGAAGGAGAAATACGAGCAGCACCACCGCGTCCGCATCACGGACTCGGCACTGGTCTCGGCTGCGACCCTCTCCAACCGCTACATTACCGACCGCTTCCTGCCCGACAAGGCGATCGACCTCGTCGACGAGGCCTCGGCGCGGCTGCGCATGCAGGTCGATTCCAAGCCGGAAGAGCTGGACTCGATCGACCGCGAGATCGTCCGCCTCAAGATCGAGCAGGAGGCGCTCAAGAAGGAGAGTGACACCGGCTCGAAGGAGCGGCTGAAGCGGCTCGAATCCGAGCTCGCCGACCTGGAGTCGCGCTCCGCTTTGATCACAGCGAAGTGGAAGGCCGAGAAGGACAAGCTCGGCGCTGCCGCCGAACTGAAGACGAAGCTCGACAACGCCCGCAACGAGCTGGCGCAGGCGCAGCGCAAGGGCGAGTACCAGCGCGCCGGCGAGCTGGCCTATGGCGAGATCCCGCAGCTCGAGAAGACGCTGGCCGAGATCGAGGCCATCGGCGACTCCTCGGGCATGGTCGAGGAGGCCGTCACCTCCGACCATGTCGCGCAGATCGTCAGCCGCTGGACCGGCGTGCCCGTGGACCGGATGCTGGAGGGCGAGAAGGACAAGCTCCTGCGCATGGAGCAGGTGCTGGCGTCCCGCGTCGTCGGCCAGCGCGAGGCGGTCGAGGCCGTCTCGACGGCCGTTCGCCGCGCCCGCGCCGGCCTGCAGGACCCCAACCGCCCGATCGGCTCTTTCATGTTCCTCGGCCCCACCGGCGTCGGCAAGACCGAGCTGACCAAGGCACTGGCCTCGTTCCTGTTCGACGACGACACCGCGATGGTTCGCCTCGACATGTCCGAATACATGGAGAAGCACTCCGTCGCCCGGCTGATCGGCGCACCTCCCGGCTATGTCGGCTATGAGGAGGGCGGGGCGCTCACCGAGGCCGTGCGCCGCAGGCCCTATCAGGTCGTGCTTTTCGACGAGGTCGAGAAGGCCCATCCGGACGTGTTCAACGTCCTGCTGCAGGTGCTCGACGACGGGCGCCTGACGGACGGCCAGGGCCGCACGGTCGACTTCCGCAACGTCCTGATCATCATGACCTCGAACCTGGGCTCCGACTATCTGGTGAACCAGCCCGAGGGGCAGGATTCGGAAGCCGTCCGCGACGAGGTGATGGGCGTGGTCCGGCAGGCGTTCCGGCCGGAATTCCTGAACCGCATCGACGACATCATCCTGTTCCACCGGCTGCGCCGGGAGGACATGGGTGCAATCGTCGACATCCAGATGGCCCGTCTCGCCAAGCTCCTGACCGACCGCAAGATCGTGCTGGAACTGTCGAAGGACGCCCGCCAGTGGCTCGCCGACAAGGGCTACGACCCGGCCTATGGCGCGCGCCCGCTCAAGCGCGTCATCCAGAAGTCGGTGCAGGACCCGCTGGCCGAGATGCTGCTGGCCGGCAAGGTCCATGACGGCGAGACGGTGCCGGTCACGGTCGGCCCCGCCAGCCTGATGCTGGGCGATATCGCGGCCGTGAAGGAGAAGCGGCCGGTGGGCGTGCCGCTGAACTGA
- a CDS encoding DUF2293 domain-containing protein, whose protein sequence is MAGTQRQQSIRRALRALAPGIPLADAQAVVELAERRHMKDLPPSTALWLALGSHVRHVHTDYELLLADGYDREAARFFVVDETDAVLAGWGCQRSVAELPETEEATVRTRISRR, encoded by the coding sequence ATGGCTGGCACGCAGCGACAGCAGTCGATCCGTAGGGCGCTCCGGGCTCTGGCGCCGGGCATTCCGCTCGCCGACGCGCAGGCCGTGGTGGAACTGGCAGAGCGCCGGCATATGAAGGATCTCCCGCCCTCGACCGCGCTCTGGCTCGCCCTGGGCAGCCATGTCCGCCATGTCCACACCGATTACGAACTGCTCCTCGCGGATGGCTACGACCGGGAAGCGGCGCGCTTCTTCGTCGTCGACGAAACGGACGCTGTCCTCGCGGGCTGGGGCTGCCAGCGCTCGGTGGCGGAACTGCCCGAGACCGAGGAAGCAACCGTCCGGACCCGGATCTCGCGGCGCTGA
- a CDS encoding MOSC N-terminal beta barrel domain-containing protein, whose protein sequence is MRIASLYRYPVKGLSPERLTSARLESDSYFPGDRLFAIENGPSGFDPAEPVHQPKIRYLMLMRHQALATLRTRFEDDSGDLVIARDGAEVLRASTRTEQGRRSVSAFFEAFMPEALRGEPRLLEAPDGYRFTDSRSGFVSLINLASVADLEGRIGAAIDPLRFRGNIMVEGLAPWAELDLVGRELTTASGLRLHVIKRIERCAATNVDPQTGARDLQLPKALMSAFGHVDCGIYCRIVAGGRLAEGERFDLAEPPASLGIS, encoded by the coding sequence ATGCGCATCGCCTCCCTCTACCGCTACCCGGTCAAGGGTCTCTCGCCCGAACGCCTGACCTCCGCACGGCTGGAAAGCGACAGCTATTTTCCCGGCGACCGGCTCTTCGCCATCGAGAACGGCCCGTCGGGTTTCGACCCGGCCGAGCCGGTCCACCAGCCGAAGATCCGCTATCTGATGCTGATGCGGCATCAGGCGCTGGCGACGCTGAGAACCCGTTTCGAGGATGACAGCGGCGACCTCGTGATCGCCCGTGACGGGGCCGAGGTGCTGCGCGCCTCGACGCGCACGGAGCAAGGCCGCCGGTCCGTCTCGGCCTTCTTCGAGGCCTTCATGCCGGAGGCGCTGCGCGGCGAACCGCGGTTGCTGGAAGCACCGGACGGCTATCGCTTCACCGATTCGCGCTCCGGTTTCGTTTCCCTGATCAATCTCGCCAGCGTCGCCGATCTGGAAGGGCGCATCGGCGCTGCCATCGATCCGCTGCGCTTCCGCGGCAACATCATGGTCGAGGGGCTGGCTCCCTGGGCGGAACTCGACCTCGTGGGACGCGAACTGACGACCGCATCGGGCCTGCGGCTGCATGTTATCAAGCGGATCGAGCGCTGCGCCGCGACCAATGTCGACCCGCAGACCGGCGCCCGCGACCTGCAACTGCCGAAGGCCCTGATGTCCGCCTTCGGCCATGTCGATTGCGGCATCTATTGCCGCATCGTCGCCGGCGGGAGGCTGGCCGAGGGCGAGCGTTTCGATCTGGCGGAGCCGCCGGCGTCGCTCGGGATCTCCTGA
- a CDS encoding DUF4167 domain-containing protein — MRPGQNRRMRGRNNNNNNNNNGNRKAPNPLQRSYESNGPDVKVRGTAQHVAEKYLQLARDAQSSGDPVSAENYFQHAEHYYRILLAAQEQMAQQFGHSFPPNRAFNEDADDGEEDGDEDGQPMQQGGPQPDQRGGQGGYNNNGNGNGYNGQHTGRQDGEGGEGQRFDRAPRQNDRPGNDRPGNDRPGNDRQGNRRFDRNDRNGERRFDRPEGGQNPQGGYAPRPDAPRSDIPVASEQPDLAPQPVQGERRFDRPDRGPRPERRPRRERDAGLDADQPGDDVAAALPSFLTNPVRVPVTVEPEAPATEPTAGESPETAAEGAPKRPRRRRSPREVMDALGSEADGSPE, encoded by the coding sequence ATGAGACCAGGTCAGAACCGGCGCATGCGCGGCCGTAACAACAATAATAACAACAATAACAATGGTAACCGGAAGGCGCCGAACCCGCTGCAGCGGAGCTACGAGTCCAACGGTCCTGACGTGAAGGTCCGCGGCACGGCCCAGCACGTGGCGGAGAAGTACCTCCAGCTGGCGCGCGATGCTCAATCGTCGGGTGACCCTGTGTCCGCCGAAAATTACTTTCAGCATGCGGAGCATTATTACCGCATCCTGCTCGCTGCCCAGGAGCAGATGGCCCAGCAGTTCGGCCACAGCTTCCCGCCCAACCGCGCCTTCAACGAGGATGCGGACGATGGCGAGGAGGATGGCGACGAGGACGGTCAGCCGATGCAGCAGGGCGGCCCTCAGCCCGACCAGCGCGGCGGCCAGGGCGGCTACAACAACAATGGCAACGGCAACGGCTATAATGGCCAGCACACCGGCCGCCAGGATGGCGAAGGCGGCGAAGGCCAGCGCTTCGACCGGGCGCCGCGTCAGAACGATCGCCCGGGCAATGATCGTCCCGGCAACGACCGTCCGGGCAATGACCGCCAGGGCAATCGCCGCTTCGACCGCAACGATCGCAATGGCGAGCGGCGCTTCGATCGTCCCGAGGGCGGCCAGAACCCGCAGGGCGGTTACGCGCCGCGTCCCGATGCGCCGCGCTCCGACATCCCGGTCGCCAGCGAGCAGCCGGATCTGGCGCCGCAGCCTGTCCAGGGCGAGCGTCGGTTCGATCGTCCCGATCGTGGCCCGCGCCCGGAGCGCCGCCCCCGTCGCGAGCGTGACGCTGGCCTCGATGCGGACCAGCCGGGCGACGATGTCGCGGCTGCGCTGCCGTCCTTCCTGACCAACCCGGTGCGCGTCCCGGTCACGGTCGAGCCCGAGGCGCCCGCCACGGAGCCCACCGCCGGCGAGTCGCCCGAGACTGCTGCAGAGGGCGCTCCCAAGCGTCCCCGCCGTCGCCGCTCCCCGCGCGAGGTCATGGATGCGCTGGGCTCGGAGGCCGATGGCTCGCCCGAGTGA